The genome window CAATTAGTCTAGggattatatattaaataaccCAGGGAACAAGGAAAAAAGCAGGTAAAGTAtaagcaaaaataattattaataatacaactttttgcctaaatcatcttgTATGCATACATGGTTTGCTACAGCCAATCCATGACGAGCACAGAAgtccaaaaacaaaatcaaatcaaagttgcaataaaaatactgtgaaaatatattttctgactGCTTCCTAAAAAACTGTCACTCAAAGAAGCTGCTCCTATAGGATACGGCAGTACACACATTATCGTGCCCGACTCTAAATCTGCAACCTGTAAGTGAACCagtaatatatttcatgtttgagtCAGAGGGAAGCACCATCAGCCTCTGGCTCCAGCTCTAACATGTAAAGTCTGAGAACATTTTCCTCAGCGGTGGCCATCGTCTTTTTGCATTCACCGTTGAGTTTAACCGAGGCTGCAAACTGTTAACTGTGGTTAGCCTGGCCGTGTGTCACTCAAgactgtcagccaatcagaagaaaggctcatgaatattaatgagacaGGCCCAAAATGATCTGAGTtgctggagctgcagaaggAGGCTGAGAGAGCAGATGTACAACTGAACTCAGGTGGTTTTAGCACATAAAACTACAAATTTATCCTCTTATAGATATAAAACGTTTCAAATTAAACACCACAAAGGTGAACAAAATGGAAGCTTTTaagagttaaaacacatttttacctgTTGTCCCAttggttatttgagtttacagaactcagcagTGTCTCCATCACTGTCAAAAAGCAGAAGTCCAGCATAGAGCGGCTGAGTGaacgtggtctggactctgtggaggagggtcatggtttcggagacgctgtagaaggacagaatacctgctctgtgatccaggtacactccCATTCTGGAGGACCGAGGACCTGAGACGGGAGTTTCGATATTGTTGTAGCAAAATTGatatttgttgttgtaacaTCTTAATGCCCAAGATTTGTCATTGCGTCCAAATACAGAGTCATCCGACTTCCCTCTGCTGATACTCTTGTATGAAGCCGCTACACGACCTCCACTCCCtctccactccacctcccagtaacaacgtccagtcagactctctctactcAGGACCTGAGTCCAATAAGTGAATCTGTCTGGGTGACTTGGATGATACTGATTACTCATGAatgttgcttttctgttccCCTCAGATAATAACAGCTCTGTGTatgctgtgtttggatccagtgtgatctcacatgaatattttaagaatCCAGCTCTGGTCGTGGGCTCTGCTGGtgaatctgacagtaaaacatccacttcagtcAGTGAGAGCTTTGTCCATTCCTCTCTCAGGACGTCCTGTAGTTTGTCTCTGACTTCTGACACAGCCGCTGTCACGTCCTCAAAGTAGCGCAGAGGACGGATCTGGATGCTGGATGTAGACTCActgagtgctgacagtgaggggtagctgtgcagaaactggttgtggtcctctgtgtgtgagagattcTTCAGCTCAgcgtctttcctcttcagctctctgatctcctgctgcaaCTTCTCCTCAAGCTCTTTGACTCGACTCACTTCGGCGtcctgctgggatctgacctgctgcttcacctcGGAGCTTCTTTTCTCCAAGAGACGGATCAGCTCGGTGAAGATCTTCTCGCCGTCCTCCACTGTTTTATCAGCGGAGCGATTGATGTTCTGTAcctcctgttgaagcagcttcacatctttctctctgtcctggattctctgctggatgttttgtcgactcacctccagctctttctgcttctccctccgttctgctgcagctgacaccgtgtcgtggcctttatgttcgtccacagagcagagataacagatagaCTTCTGATCTGTACGGCagaacatcttcatcacctcatcaTGAAGAGAGCAGATGTTCTCCTGGAGCTTCTTGGagggctccaccagcttgtgtttTGACAATGAAGCAACATCGTAATGAGGCTGAAGGTGTTTCTCACAATATGACaccagacaggtgagacaggactTGAGggctttcagttttctcccaGTGCAGAAATCACAGGCCACATCTTCAGCTCCAGCATAGCAgagatcagcagcagcagctgggagtCCGGTCTTCTTCATGTGATCCACTAAAActgctaacatggtgtttttcagcaGGACAGGCCTCGGAGTGAACGTCTGTCTGCACTCAGGGCAGCTGTAGATTCCCTTTC of Centropristis striata isolate RG_2023a ecotype Rhode Island chromosome 12, C.striata_1.0, whole genome shotgun sequence contains these proteins:
- the LOC131981790 gene encoding tripartite motif-containing protein 16-like, with amino-acid sequence MAQKGAQLDRETFSCSICLDLLKDPVATTCGHSYCMKCIKTHWDEEDRKGIYSCPECRQTFTPRPVLLKNTMLAVLVDHMKKTGLPAAAADLCYAGAEDVACDFCTGRKLKALKSCLTCLVSYCEKHLQPHYDVASLSKHKLVEPSKKLQENICSLHDEVMKMFCRTDQKSICYLCSVDEHKGHDTVSAAAERREKQKELEVSRQNIQQRIQDREKDVKLLQQEVQNINRSADKTVEDGEKIFTELIRLLEKRSSEVKQQVRSQQDAEVSRVKELEEKLQQEIRELKRKDAELKNLSHTEDHNQFLHSYPSLSALSESTSSIQIRPLRYFEDVTAAVSEVRDKLQDVLREEWTKLSLTEVDVLLSDSPAEPTTRAGFLKYSCEITLDPNTAYTELLLSEGNRKATFMSNQYHPSHPDRFTYWTQVLSRESLTGRCYWEVEWRGSGGRVAASYKSISRGKSDDSVFGRNDKSWALRCYNNKYQFCYNNIETPVSGPRSSRMGVYLDHRAGILSFYSVSETMTLLHRVQTTFTQPLYAGLLLFDSDGDTAEFCKLK